From Juglans regia cultivar Chandler chromosome 8, Walnut 2.0, whole genome shotgun sequence, the proteins below share one genomic window:
- the LOC108986518 gene encoding tRNA (guanine-N(7)-)-methyltransferase non-catalytic subunit wdr4-like — MEDTPMHEAETHKDIEVAPALIAVHPTQDSVAVSVGSDLRVFDLRGGSELSLLDDSSGQFHKDSIRAIHYGANGKLFVSAGDDKLVKIWCTESWHCIYTVSSEKRVSAVALSNDGLYVCFADKFGVVWVVDLEGFDGNQALVNKKAGPILAHYCSIITSLEFSPDGRFIVSADRDFKIRVTVFPKKPLDGAHEIQSFCLGHTEFVSCLAFVSSSDYPQGFLVSGSGDSTVRLWNVSSGSLLHTCEVDVQAGLLESNGRGEESNSAVTDLCTIPDGTMIAVAIQSLQGVVLLTCDLSARTLSVAKVVSIMGETFIPTSLRASTSAGLLWVVAGVSNLPGFDRPSFVRVRVISGFRKSNFYSSEKEPTLLEDNEIPGGDKLIQKLQGSVAVDEKVLQAAAEAVKVAMSNLLVKKQYTAEKREFRKRMRNDRKTKQ; from the exons ATGGAGGACACTCCCATGCACGAGGCAGAGACCCACAAAGATATCGAGGTGGCTCCGGCGCTAATCGCGGTTCACCCGACCCAGGATTCCGTCGCTGTATCCGTCGGGTCCGACCTCCGCGTCTTTGACCTTCG TGGGGGTAGTGAGCTTTCTCTGCTGGATGATTCCTCTGGGCAATTTCACAAGGATTCCATAAGAGCTATTCACTATGGTGCAAATGGTAAGCTCTTTGTATCTGCAGGTGATGATAAACTTGTCAAGATATGGTGCACGGAGTCTTGGCATTGCATTTATACTGT GTCCTCTGAGAAAAGAGTGAGCGCAGTTGCTCTGAGCAATGATGGTTTGTATGTCTGTTTTGCTGACAAATTTGGTGTTGTTTGGGTTGTGGACCTGGAAGGCTTTGATGGAAATCAAGCTTTAGTCAATAAGAAGGCTGGACCAATACTTGCTCACTACTGTAGCATCATCACTAGCCTG GAATTTTCACCTGATGGGAGGTTTATTGTCAGTGCTGACCGGGATTTCAAAATTCGT GTTACTGTGTTTCCCAAGAAGCCTTTAGATGGAGCTCATGAGATACAAAGCTTTTGCCTTGGTCATACTGA ATTTGTTTCCTGCCTTGCTTTTGTTTCTAGTTCAGACTACCCCCAGGGGTTTCTTGTCTCTGGAAGTGGTGATTCAACC GTTCGCTTATGGAATGTTTCCTCTGGATCTCTTCTCCATACTTGTGAAGTTGATGTGCAG GCAGGGCTTTTGGAGTCTAATGGAAGAGGAGAGGAGTCCAATTCTGCTGTTACCGATCTTTGCACTATCCCAGATGGTACGATGATAGCAGTGGCCATTCAAAG CTTGCAAGGAGTAGTACTGTTGACCTGTGACCTTTCTGCTCGAACTCTTTCAGTTGCAAAG GTGGTTTCAATCATGGGGGAGACCTTCATTCCTACAAGCCTAAGAGCTAGCACTTCTGCGGGATTATTGTGGGTGGTGGCAGGTGTCTCTAACTTGCCAGGTTTCGATCGCCCTTCATTTGTCCGCGTGAGGGTTATCTCGGGCTTTAGGAAAAGCAATTTCTACTCTTCAGAGAAAGAACCAACCCTCTTGGAAGATAATGAAATTCCTGGTGGAGATAAATTGATCCAAAAGTTGCAGGGAAGTGTGGCAGTTGATGAAAAGGTTTTACAGGCAGCTGCTGAAGCCGTGAAAGTAGCAATGAGCAATCTATTAGTGAAAAAACAATACACTGCAGAGAAGCGGGAATTTagaaagagaatgagaaatGACAGAAAAACCAAACAGTAA
- the LOC108986510 gene encoding major pollen allergen Ole e 6-like, giving the protein MANKFVAVFLMCIVVVAAFSLHQEVEATGDSYKSCFTPCNADCKKKGNGGTFCEIDCDNSCTAAEAEEKLKATIF; this is encoded by the exons ATGGCCAACAAGTTCGTTGCAGTGTTTCTCATGTGCATTGTTGTCGTTGCAGCATTCAGCCTCCATCAAGAGGTTGAGGCCACAGGGGACTCGTACAAGTCATGCTTCACTCCCTGCAATGCAGATTGCAAGAAAAAGGGCAATGGCGGAACCTTCTGTGAAATCGACTGCGACAATTCCTGTACTGCTGCAGAGGCTGAgg aaAAACTTAAAGCCACAATCTTCTGA